A region from the Aegilops tauschii subsp. strangulata cultivar AL8/78 chromosome 5, Aet v6.0, whole genome shotgun sequence genome encodes:
- the LOC109773895 gene encoding UPF0481 protein At3g47200, producing the protein MEGDQLSSPLAGHHHSIDIDIAAEAKSADAVDGEAGRKWLRKLTSATVNKAVMRDLIARTPMLWYLAERSGTILRPRTRRAVGAEALHAVRAVAIGPFHRGDRGLPFPDDSKLPFMRYLQEQCGLNVDAYVAALSAERDRLRDEFADDDADAGADDKALLDDEEKFLQMLLLDSCFVLVVSMMLSKTGVGEDADSAARAASINREYFILHMAVAQHAEQIKLDMLVLENQVPFAAVKLLVAACGRLKLRHSVEEVVLGCFDDVCPKRACLARDAASAEFHHVLHLFHWSRVPANKYCILSTPLKLLKIKKESERLFPCSMELRHSAVWFRQAAASTCQGDLDMSFWSRPASPVAVMSIPCFHVHEYSAAVLYNMLAFEMRFHWAHGACMTTHVARMEGLVRCPQDATFLRRRGVLSATRLTDAELVYFFRELGAQTVGARLPDEFGQMVDAVACHRRRRVSWWCGGFVLHFFPSPWVAVSLLAAAAIFVVPSMLQTVYTMLGYIKST; encoded by the coding sequence ATGGAGGGCGATCAGCTGAGCAGCCCTCTGGCCGGTCACCACCACAGCATCGACATTGACATCGCGGCGGAGGCGAAATCAGCGGACGCCGTTGACGGCGAGGCCGGGCGGAAGTGGCTGCGCAAGCTCACGTCGGCGACGGTGAACAAGGCCGTGATGAGGGACCTCATCGCGCGGACGCCCATGCTGTGGTACCTCGCCGAGCGCTCGGGCACCATCCTCCGCCCGCGCACCCGCCGCGCCGTGGGCGCCGAGGCGCTCCACGCGGTGCGCGCCGTGGCCATCGGTCCGTTCCACCGCGGCGACCGGGGTCTCCCCTTCCCCGACGACTCCAAGCTCCCGTTCATGCGCTACCTGCAGGAACAGTGCGGGCTCAACGTCGACGCGTACGTGGCGGCGCTGTCGGCGGAGCGCGACCGCCTCCGCGACGAGTTCGCCGACGACGACGCGGACGCGGGGGCGGATGACAAGGCGCTGCTGGACGACGAGGAGAAGTTCCTGCAGATGCTGCTCCTGGACAGCTGCTTCGTCCTCGTCGTGAGCATGATGCTCAGCAAGACCGGCGTCGGTGAGGACGCCGACagcgcggcgcgggcggcgtcCATCAACAGGGAGTACTTCATACTGCACATGGCCGTGGCGCAGCACGCCGAGCAGATCAAGCTCGACATGCTGGTGCTCGAGAACCAGGTCCCCTTCGCCGCCGTCAAGCTGCTCGTCGCCGCCTGCGGCAGGCTGAAGCTCCGCCACTCCGTCGAGGAGGTGGTGCTCGGCTGCTTCGACGACGTCTGCCCAAAGCGGGCATGCCTCGCCCGCGACGCGGCGAGCGCGGAGTTCCACCACGTCCTGCACCTCTTCCACTGGTCCCGCGTGCCGGCTAACAAATACTGCATCCTCTCGACGCCACTGAAGCTCCTCAAGATCAAGAAGGAGTCGGAGCGGCTGTTCCCCTGCTCCATGGAGCTGCGGCACTCGGCGGTGTGGTTCCGGCAGGCGGCGGCGTCGACCTGCCAAGGCGACCTGGACATGTCGTTCTGGAGCCGGCCGGCGAGCCCCGTGGCGGTGATGAGCATCCCGTGCTTCCACGTCCACGAGTATAGCGCGGCGGTGCTGTACAACATGCTGGCCTTCGAGATGCGGTTCCACTGGGCGCACGGCGCATGCATGACGACGCACGTTGCCCGGATGGAGGGACTCGTGCGGTGCCCGCAGGACGCGACGTTTCTGCGCCGGCGAGGTGTCCTTTCCGCCACGCGGCTGACGGACGCGGAACTCGTCTACTTCTTCCGGGAGCTCGGGGCGCAGACAGTCGGCGCGAGGCTGCCGGATGAGTTCGGCCAGATGGTCGACGCGGTGGCGTGCCACCGGAGGCGGCGGGTGAGCTGGTGGTGCGGCGGGTTCGTGCTGCACTTCTTCCCGTCGCCGTGGGTGGCCGTCTCGCTTCTAGCGGCGGCCGCAATTTTCGTCGTGCCGTCCATGCTGCAGACGGTATATACCATGCTCGGCTATATCAAAAGTACCTAG